A region of Staphylococcus sp. IVB6181 DNA encodes the following proteins:
- a CDS encoding 2,3-diphosphoglycerate-dependent phosphoglycerate mutase — protein sequence MPQLILCRHGQSVWNAENLFTGWTDVDLSDQGREEATTSGDRLKEEGIQIDVAFTSVLERAIKTTYFLLERSNQLFIPVHKTWRLNERHYGGLQGLNKDAARQEFGEEQVHIWRRSYDIAPPEATPDQRKADLADRKYSDLDSRVVPTSESLKDTLARVIPYWDDAIAPELLKGKTVLVSAHGNSLRALIKHIEGVSDEDIVGYEIKTGSPLIYELDDNLNFVSKKYL from the coding sequence ATGCCTCAATTAATATTATGCCGACATGGTCAAAGTGTATGGAACGCAGAAAATTTATTTACCGGATGGACAGATGTTGATTTATCTGACCAAGGTAGGGAAGAAGCAACGACTTCAGGTGATCGCTTGAAAGAAGAAGGAATTCAAATCGATGTGGCCTTTACATCTGTATTGGAACGTGCGATTAAAACAACTTACTTCTTATTAGAACGTTCAAACCAATTATTTATCCCTGTTCACAAAACTTGGAGATTAAATGAACGCCATTACGGCGGCTTGCAAGGTTTAAACAAAGACGCTGCACGTCAAGAATTCGGTGAAGAACAAGTGCATATTTGGCGTCGTTCTTATGACATTGCACCTCCAGAAGCAACTCCAGACCAACGTAAAGCTGATTTAGCAGACCGCAAATACAGCGACTTGGATTCACGTGTTGTACCGACTTCAGAAAGCTTGAAAGATACTTTAGCACGTGTAATTCCTTATTGGGACGATGCAATCGCACCAGAATTATTAAAAGGCAAAACTGTGTTAGTTTCAGCTCACGGCAACTCATTACGTGCTTTAATCAAACACATTGAAGGCGTATCTGATGAAGATATCGTAGGCTATGAAATTAAAACAGGTTCACCGCTTATCTATGAACTAGATGATAACTTGAACTTTGTATCTAAAAAATATTTATAA
- a CDS encoding putative metal homeostasis protein produces MKQDLATARRNLSSPNIKTRKRALKIIKAHKRNNK; encoded by the coding sequence ATGAAACAAGATTTAGCAACAGCAAGACGTAATTTAAGTAGCCCTAATATCAAAACACGCAAACGTGCGTTAAAGATTATCAAGGCACACAAACGCAATAACAAATAA
- a CDS encoding amino acid ABC transporter substrate-binding protein, with amino-acid sequence MKRILLALLTIVVAVALAACGNGSDKKSSSKDDKTLVVGTEGTYAPFTFHDKQGKLTGYDIDVTKAVAKEMGYKVKFKETQWDSMFAGLDSGRFDVIANQVGINKDREKKYKFSKPYTYSKGVLVVGEKNTDIKSFDDVKGKKMAQTFTSNFGELAKKKGAELVKVDGFNQAMDLIQSNRADGTFNDNLSYLDYKKQKPNAKIKVIEGNAEKSQSAFTVSKKTDDKTIKDVNKALEKLEKNGELEKIGKKWFGQDVSKP; translated from the coding sequence ATGAAGAGAATATTATTGGCGTTATTAACAATTGTAGTTGCGGTTGCTTTGGCTGCTTGCGGCAATGGCAGTGATAAAAAGTCATCAAGCAAAGATGATAAAACTCTTGTAGTTGGAACAGAAGGTACATATGCTCCATTCACTTTCCATGATAAACAAGGAAAATTGACGGGTTATGATATCGATGTAACTAAAGCAGTTGCGAAAGAAATGGGTTACAAAGTCAAATTCAAAGAAACACAATGGGATTCAATGTTTGCTGGATTAGATTCAGGACGTTTTGATGTCATTGCAAACCAAGTAGGTATTAACAAAGACAGAGAGAAAAAATATAAATTCTCTAAACCTTATACTTACTCTAAAGGTGTGTTGGTAGTAGGCGAAAAGAATACTGACATTAAAAGTTTCGACGATGTTAAAGGCAAAAAAATGGCACAAACATTCACTTCTAACTTTGGCGAATTAGCTAAGAAAAAAGGTGCTGAACTTGTTAAAGTAGACGGCTTCAACCAAGCAATGGACTTGATTCAATCTAACCGTGCCGACGGTACATTCAACGATAACTTGTCATACTTAGACTATAAAAAACAAAAACCTAATGCGAAAATCAAAGTGATTGAAGGCAATGCAGAGAAAAGTCAATCTGCGTTCACTGTCTCTAAGAAAACAGATGATAAAACAATCAAAGATGTGAACAAAGCATTAGAAAAATTAGAGAAAAACGGCGAATTAGAAAAAATCGGTAAGAAATGGTTTGGTCAAGATGTTTCTAAACCTTAA
- a CDS encoding amino acid ABC transporter permease — translation MFLNLNAILLNDQQQHAFDAAKQAFLPMLEGLVKYSIPITLVTFVLGLLIALFTALMRISTSKVLRGIARVYVSIIRGTPMIVQLFIIFYGLPELGRLVTNNPDTQWTLPSAIAAIIGLSLNVGAYASEIIRGGILSIPKGQTEAAYSIGMNYSQTIKRIILPQAIRVSVPALGNTFLSLLKDTSLLGFILVAEMFRKAQEVASTTYEYLTIYILVALMYWVVCFIISVIQSYYEAYLERGYRS, via the coding sequence ATGTTTCTAAACCTTAATGCGATTCTATTAAACGATCAGCAGCAGCACGCATTTGATGCTGCGAAACAAGCATTCTTGCCGATGTTAGAAGGTTTGGTCAAGTATTCCATTCCTATTACACTCGTCACTTTTGTATTAGGTTTGCTGATAGCGCTATTTACAGCTTTAATGCGCATATCAACCAGCAAAGTATTGCGCGGTATTGCACGTGTATATGTTTCGATTATCCGAGGCACACCGATGATCGTACAATTATTCATTATCTTCTATGGTTTGCCGGAACTCGGCAGATTGGTAACGAATAATCCCGATACCCAGTGGACATTACCGTCCGCAATTGCCGCAATCATAGGCCTTTCATTAAATGTCGGTGCCTATGCTTCTGAAATTATCCGAGGCGGTATTTTATCTATTCCAAAAGGACAGACTGAAGCAGCGTATTCTATTGGAATGAATTACAGCCAAACAATCAAACGTATTATTTTGCCTCAAGCTATCAGAGTGTCAGTACCTGCTTTAGGGAACACATTCTTAAGCTTGCTGAAAGATACATCGTTGCTTGGCTTTATCCTTGTTGCTGAGATGTTCAGAAAAGCCCAAGAAGTTGCATCAACAACATATGAATATTTAACAATTTATATTCTTGTTGCCTTAATGTACTGGGTTGTATGCTTTATCATTTCAGTGATTCAGTCATACTATGAAGCTTACTTAGAAAGAGGGTATCGTTCATGA
- a CDS encoding amino acid ABC transporter ATP-binding protein, whose product MIELKNVKKSFGDKEVIKGVDLHVAEGEVVTLIGRSGSGKTTLLRMMNALELPTEGQVYVNGETYTNNDKKSQIRVRKQSGMVFQNYNLFPHKTAIENVMEGLIVVKKLSKGEARKRAEHLLEKVGLTHVKDQHPGALSGGQQQRVAIARALAMNPKVMLFDEPTSALDPELVVEVLRVIKELAKEGMTMVIVTHEMRFAKEVSDKTVFINEGVIGEAGKPSELFNHPKTPELQRFLNVIQEQ is encoded by the coding sequence ATGATTGAATTAAAGAATGTGAAAAAGTCATTCGGTGACAAAGAAGTTATCAAAGGTGTCGACCTTCATGTAGCAGAAGGCGAAGTCGTTACATTAATCGGGCGTTCTGGTTCAGGCAAGACGACATTGCTTCGTATGATGAATGCTTTAGAGCTGCCGACAGAAGGTCAAGTCTATGTCAACGGCGAAACGTATACGAATAATGATAAGAAGTCGCAAATTCGTGTGCGCAAACAATCAGGAATGGTATTCCAAAACTATAATTTATTCCCGCATAAGACAGCAATCGAAAATGTGATGGAAGGTCTTATAGTTGTAAAGAAATTATCAAAAGGCGAAGCAAGAAAACGTGCTGAACATCTCCTTGAAAAAGTAGGATTAACACACGTTAAGGATCAGCATCCTGGTGCTTTATCCGGTGGTCAGCAACAGCGTGTTGCGATTGCAAGAGCTTTAGCCATGAATCCTAAAGTGATGCTTTTTGATGAACCGACTTCAGCACTTGATCCGGAACTAGTCGTTGAAGTATTGCGTGTAATTAAAGAACTCGCAAAAGAGGGAATGACGATGGTCATCGTGACGCATGAAATGCGTTTTGCGAAAGAAGTATCAGATAAGACGGTCTTTATTAATGAAGGTGTGATTGGTGAAGCCGGTAAGCCTTCAGAGCTTTTCAATCATCCTAAAACACCTGAGTTGCAGAGATTTTTAAATGTGATTCAAGAACAATAA
- a CDS encoding DsbA family protein, translated as MKKWFILISIILLAVIVQGCSQKDPELEGKGSKIKIIEFADYKCPYCKKVDNQIMPKLQKEYIDKGKAEYQMVNLAFLGKDSIIGSRAGHAVQIYAPKQYLAFQHKIFNQQPDTKDHKKPWINEKLLDSLIDELDISDETKAKIKKDYKTKDSKSYKAAKQDQKFAKEKKIDTVPVVYIDGQVVKDPYHIKDYKTLLDEK; from the coding sequence ATGAAAAAATGGTTCATACTTATCAGTATCATCTTATTAGCTGTAATTGTACAAGGATGTTCGCAAAAAGATCCTGAATTAGAAGGCAAAGGCAGCAAAATTAAAATTATAGAATTTGCGGATTATAAGTGTCCGTATTGCAAGAAGGTAGATAATCAAATCATGCCGAAGCTGCAAAAAGAATATATTGATAAAGGCAAAGCAGAATATCAAATGGTCAACCTTGCATTTTTAGGCAAAGACTCTATTATCGGTTCTCGTGCAGGACATGCGGTACAAATCTATGCACCGAAACAATACCTTGCCTTCCAACATAAAATCTTTAATCAGCAGCCAGATACAAAAGACCATAAAAAGCCATGGATCAATGAAAAGCTGCTAGACAGTTTGATTGATGAATTAGATATATCAGATGAAACGAAAGCAAAGATTAAAAAAGATTATAAAACGAAAGACAGCAAGTCGTATAAAGCCGCAAAACAAGACCAGAAATTTGCGAAAGAGAAAAAGATAGATACGGTCCCTGTCGTTTATATCGATGGCCAAGTAGTAAAAGATCCGTACCATATAAAAGACTATAAAACATTATTAGATGAAAAATAA